In Streptomyces sp. NBC_00878, a single window of DNA contains:
- a CDS encoding SulP family inorganic anion transporter, protein MRISFGRVGARLTALLPGRADLAEMRRDPRRDLLAGLTVAVVALPLALGFGVSSGLGAEAGLATAVVAGALAAVFGGSNLQVSGPTGAMTVVLMPIVVAHGPSGVLAVGLVAGLMLVALALLRAGKYMQYVPAPVVEGFTLGIACVIGLQQIPNALGVPKPTGDRVLVVTWRALEEFAKNPNWTAVAFALAVAAVMLIGARFRPTIPFSILAVIAATLVAQAADLDAAKPIGDLPSGLPAPSLSFLDPGALGSLLAPAIAVAALAALESLLSASVADGMTVGQKHDPDRELFGQGLANIAAPLFGGVPATGAIARTAVNVRTGAGSRLASLTHAAILATIVFAAAPLVSRIPLAALAGVLLATAIRMVEVGSLRAMAKATRSDALILVLTAVATLALDLVYAVIIGLVVAGALALRAVAKQARLDQVPLDRGDHSAEEHALLAEHIVAYRIDGPLFFAAAHRFLLELAEVADVRVVILRMSRVTTIDATGALVLKDVVEKLNRRGIVVMTSGIRPGQRQVLDSVGALELLRLEGREYATTPEAIQGARAYLECAGVMTSLPAQTSRPLSEETEETVG, encoded by the coding sequence ATGAGGATCTCGTTCGGCCGGGTCGGGGCCCGGCTCACCGCGCTGCTGCCCGGCCGCGCCGATCTGGCGGAGATGCGCCGTGACCCGCGCCGTGACCTGCTGGCCGGCCTCACCGTCGCGGTCGTCGCGCTGCCGCTCGCGCTCGGATTCGGCGTCTCCTCCGGCCTTGGCGCCGAGGCCGGGCTGGCGACCGCGGTCGTCGCCGGTGCGCTGGCCGCGGTGTTCGGCGGTTCGAATCTGCAGGTGTCCGGGCCGACGGGCGCGATGACGGTGGTGCTGATGCCGATCGTCGTGGCGCACGGGCCGTCCGGGGTGCTGGCCGTGGGGCTGGTGGCGGGCCTGATGCTCGTCGCGCTCGCCCTGCTCAGGGCCGGGAAGTACATGCAGTACGTGCCCGCGCCCGTCGTCGAAGGCTTCACGCTCGGCATCGCCTGTGTGATCGGTCTGCAGCAGATCCCGAACGCCCTGGGGGTGCCCAAGCCGACGGGCGATCGCGTCCTCGTGGTGACCTGGCGTGCCCTGGAGGAGTTCGCGAAGAACCCGAACTGGACTGCCGTCGCCTTCGCCCTGGCGGTCGCGGCCGTCATGCTGATCGGCGCTCGCTTTCGGCCCACGATCCCCTTCTCCATCCTCGCAGTGATCGCAGCGACCCTCGTGGCCCAGGCGGCCGACCTGGACGCGGCGAAGCCGATCGGCGACCTGCCGTCCGGACTGCCGGCACCGTCCCTCTCCTTCCTGGATCCGGGCGCGCTCGGCTCCCTGCTCGCCCCTGCCATCGCGGTGGCGGCGCTGGCAGCCCTGGAGTCACTGCTGTCGGCCTCCGTCGCCGACGGCATGACGGTCGGGCAGAAGCACGACCCGGACCGTGAGCTGTTCGGGCAAGGGCTGGCCAACATCGCGGCCCCACTGTTCGGCGGCGTGCCCGCGACCGGCGCGATTGCCCGCACTGCGGTCAACGTCCGTACTGGTGCCGGATCCCGGCTGGCGTCCCTCACCCACGCCGCGATCCTCGCGACGATCGTCTTCGCGGCCGCGCCCCTGGTCTCCAGGATCCCGCTGGCTGCGCTGGCGGGCGTGCTTCTGGCCACGGCGATCCGCATGGTGGAGGTCGGCTCGCTGCGCGCGATGGCGAAGGCCACCCGCTCGGACGCGCTGATCCTCGTCCTGACTGCCGTCGCAACCCTGGCCCTGGACCTGGTGTACGCCGTGATCATCGGCCTGGTCGTGGCGGGTGCCCTCGCACTGCGCGCGGTCGCAAAGCAGGCCCGCCTGGACCAGGTCCCCCTCGACCGCGGCGACCACAGCGCCGAGGAGCACGCGCTGCTCGCCGAGCACATCGTCGCCTACCGCATCGACGGTCCGCTGTTCTTCGCCGCCGCCCACCGCTTCCTCCTCGAACTGGCCGAGGTCGCCGACGTACGCGTGGTCATCCTGCGCATGTCCCGCGTGACCACCATCGACGCCACCGGCGCCCTCGTCCTGAAGGACGTGGTGGAGAAGCTCAACCGGCGCGGCATCGTCGTCATGACCTCCGGGATCCGCCCCGGCCAACGCCAGGTCCTGGATTCCGTCGGCGCGTTGGAACTGTTGCGGCTCGAAGGCCGCGAGTACGCCACCACACCCGAGGCGATCCAGGGCGCGCGTGCCTACCTGGAGTGCGCCGGTGTCATGACCTCGCTCCCTGCCCAGACGTCCCGGCCCCTCAGCGAGGAAACAGAGGAAACCGTCGGATGA
- a CDS encoding pyridoxamine 5'-phosphate oxidase family protein produces MSTPPASLRMVEVSGAEALWLEGSSLGRLVYTQRDQTVVRPGRHTWEFGRLVVRTPAPVAAVPATTTYHVDEIRAVGGTGRTVTLSGPVDVITDPDETALPHCLKGMGGAPIQRTLAGWTHGPHDTLLRLRPKTVTGIRLARAEAR; encoded by the coding sequence ATGAGCACTCCGCCCGCATCGCTGCGCATGGTCGAGGTCTCCGGTGCCGAGGCCCTGTGGCTGGAGGGCAGTTCGCTGGGGCGGCTGGTGTACACGCAGCGGGACCAGACCGTCGTCCGGCCCGGTCGGCACACGTGGGAGTTCGGGCGGCTGGTGGTGCGCACGCCCGCGCCGGTCGCCGCGGTCCCGGCGACGACGACGTATCACGTGGACGAGATCCGTGCGGTGGGTGGCACCGGCCGGACCGTCACCCTCTCCGGACCGGTCGATGTGATCACCGATCCCGACGAGACCGCCCTCCCCCATTGCCTCAAGGGCATGGGAGGTGCCCCCATCCAGCGCACTCTCGCCGGCTGGACGCACGGCCCGCACGACACACTGCTGCGCCTGCGCCCCAAGACCGTGACCGGAATCCGCCTCGCCCGTGCGGAGGCGCGATGA
- a CDS encoding ATP-binding protein has product MSTRLEALPYRHVLTLPAMPSAVRTARETAEQALAEWGISPRHPTVGPALLILSELVTNSVRHAAVLSPQVTVIYAAGQDCLAFAVHDRHPYQPALYASVTDTGTGGLATVMELTLGLGGTAVVRADADGKGKSIWITFPL; this is encoded by the coding sequence ATGAGCACCCGGCTCGAAGCCCTGCCCTACCGGCATGTGCTCACGCTGCCCGCGATGCCGTCCGCGGTCCGGACAGCCCGCGAGACCGCCGAGCAGGCCCTGGCCGAGTGGGGCATAAGCCCGCGCCACCCGACAGTCGGCCCGGCTCTGCTGATCCTCAGCGAGCTGGTCACCAACAGCGTCCGGCACGCTGCGGTGCTCTCCCCGCAGGTGACCGTCATCTACGCGGCGGGGCAGGACTGTCTGGCCTTCGCCGTGCACGACCGCCACCCCTACCAGCCCGCGCTGTACGCGTCGGTCACCGACACCGGGACGGGCGGCCTGGCCACCGTCATGGAGCTCACCCTCGGCCTGGGCGGCACCGCGGTCGTCCGGGCCGACGCCGACGGCAAGGGCAAGAGCATCTGGATCACCTTCCCTCTCTGA
- a CDS encoding anti-sigma factor antagonist: MTIEWRYTVEQDLGILSVSGYLGSDAVRRFAGAVGWVVGRGTGPVVVDLTELRGWSAEGQLAITEATRRLAAAGRSPELAAIPADGSLVPDGDCPHIPVHADLTDALASRSARKGEPPEGRNEWRTTGWPRTGDDAGE; the protein is encoded by the coding sequence ATGACCATCGAGTGGCGCTACACGGTCGAACAGGACCTCGGCATCCTGTCCGTCTCCGGATACCTGGGCTCGGACGCCGTTCGCCGCTTCGCCGGTGCCGTCGGCTGGGTCGTGGGACGCGGGACCGGCCCGGTCGTCGTCGACCTGACCGAACTGCGCGGCTGGTCGGCCGAGGGACAGCTGGCGATCACCGAGGCCACACGCCGCCTCGCCGCAGCCGGCCGCAGCCCGGAACTGGCCGCGATCCCCGCCGACGGCTCCCTCGTCCCCGACGGGGACTGCCCGCACATCCCCGTGCACGCCGACCTGACCGACGCGCTCGCCTCACGCAGCGCACGGAAGGGCGAGCCGCCGGAGGGCCGCAACGAGTGGCGGACGACAGGGTGGCCGAGGACTGGAGACGACGCCGGCGAGTGA
- a CDS encoding metalloregulator ArsR/SmtB family transcription factor: MSTPLYQLKAEFFKTIGHPARIRVLELLSVREHAVAEMLPEVGIEPAHLSQQLAVLRRANLVVTRKEGSTVYYSLTSPHIAELLRVARTILSGVLAGQAELLADLQAAQTQAKPPS, encoded by the coding sequence ATGAGCACGCCGCTGTACCAACTGAAGGCCGAGTTCTTCAAGACGATCGGCCACCCGGCGCGCATCCGGGTCCTGGAGCTGCTGAGCGTGCGCGAGCACGCGGTGGCGGAGATGCTGCCCGAGGTGGGGATCGAGCCGGCCCACCTGTCGCAGCAGCTCGCGGTGCTGCGCCGGGCGAACCTGGTGGTGACCCGCAAGGAGGGCTCGACCGTGTACTACTCGCTGACCAGTCCGCACATCGCTGAGTTGCTCAGGGTCGCCCGCACCATCCTTTCCGGAGTGCTCGCCGGGCAGGCCGAGCTGCTCGCCGATCTGCAGGCCGCCCAGACGCAGGCGAAACCGCCGTCGTGA
- a CDS encoding NAD(P)(+) transhydrogenase (Re/Si-specific) subunit beta — translation MDTVSNAVHYIFLAAAACFVMGLHLMNHPRTARRGNTLSAGAMALAIAATVWLVTDQDRISRTGWLVLIAGGVLGAALGLWAAREVRMTAMPQLVSLFNAVGGGAAALIALGELVQADPPAALGARVSLPGALDIVIGAVTFSGSLIAAGKLQGVVSGAPVVFPGARLLNVLLPASFVAGTVWLVLAPDSQVALYGLVVVALLFGVTMVLPIGGADMPVVIALLNAFTGSAVAMAGFVLEETALIIAGMLVSASGGILTKLMADAMNRSIANIVIGGFGTGDTAAPAGGVGGAAAQVRPVSADDVAIQLAYASKVIFVPGYGLAAAQAQHELGALAQLLTDHGVDVSYAVHPVAGRMPGHMNVLLAEANVPYTQLKEMDDVNPEFPQADVALVIGANDVTNPIARHPGNAISGMPILDVDKAKSVVVIKRSMGHGYAGMDNELYTDPKTGMFFTDAKKGLSELKAAVGEFVG, via the coding sequence ATGGACACCGTCTCCAACGCCGTCCACTACATCTTCCTGGCCGCGGCCGCCTGCTTCGTGATGGGCCTGCACCTGATGAACCACCCGCGCACGGCCCGCCGCGGCAACACCCTCTCCGCCGGAGCCATGGCCCTGGCGATCGCCGCCACCGTGTGGCTGGTGACGGACCAGGACCGGATCAGCCGGACCGGCTGGCTGGTACTGATCGCGGGAGGCGTCCTCGGCGCGGCGCTCGGCCTCTGGGCCGCACGCGAGGTCCGGATGACCGCGATGCCGCAACTGGTCAGCCTCTTCAACGCCGTCGGCGGTGGCGCGGCCGCGCTCATCGCGCTGGGCGAGCTCGTTCAGGCCGACCCTCCGGCCGCTCTCGGGGCCCGGGTCTCGCTGCCGGGCGCGCTGGACATCGTCATCGGCGCGGTCACCTTCTCCGGATCGCTGATCGCGGCAGGCAAGCTGCAGGGCGTCGTGTCCGGCGCTCCGGTGGTGTTCCCAGGGGCGCGGCTGCTGAACGTCCTCCTGCCGGCCTCCTTCGTCGCCGGCACGGTTTGGCTGGTGCTGGCGCCCGACAGCCAGGTCGCGCTGTACGGACTCGTCGTCGTGGCGCTGCTCTTCGGTGTGACGATGGTGCTGCCGATCGGTGGCGCGGACATGCCCGTGGTCATCGCCCTGCTGAATGCCTTCACGGGTTCCGCGGTCGCGATGGCCGGTTTCGTGCTCGAAGAGACCGCGCTCATCATCGCGGGCATGCTCGTCAGCGCCTCGGGCGGCATCCTCACCAAGCTGATGGCCGACGCCATGAACCGCTCCATCGCCAACATCGTCATCGGAGGCTTCGGTACCGGTGATACGGCTGCCCCGGCGGGAGGGGTGGGCGGCGCGGCCGCCCAGGTGCGCCCGGTCTCCGCGGACGACGTGGCGATTCAGCTGGCGTACGCGAGCAAGGTCATCTTCGTGCCGGGATACGGTCTGGCCGCAGCCCAGGCCCAGCACGAACTCGGCGCCCTGGCCCAGCTGCTCACCGATCACGGAGTCGACGTCAGCTACGCGGTCCACCCGGTCGCCGGCCGCATGCCCGGACACATGAACGTGCTCCTGGCGGAAGCCAACGTCCCCTACACCCAGCTGAAGGAGATGGACGACGTCAACCCCGAGTTCCCGCAGGCCGACGTCGCCCTCGTCATCGGCGCCAACGACGTCACCAACCCGATCGCCCGCCACCCCGGCAACGCGATCTCCGGTATGCCGATCCTCGACGTCGACAAAGCCAAGAGCGTTGTCGTCATCAAGCGCTCGATGGGCCACGGCTACGCGGGCATGGACAACGAGCTCTACACCGATCCGAAGACCGGGATGTTCTTCACCGACGCGAAGAAGGGACTGAGTGAACTCAAGGCGGCGGTGGGGGAGTTCGTCGGCTGA
- a CDS encoding NAD(P) transhydrogenase subunit alpha, whose translation MNDLDLLTAITVFVLSVLVGIEVISKVPATLHTPLMSGSNSVHGIVVIGAMLIAAESHTWLGYVLAFVAMVFGAMNVVGGYVVTDRMLEMFKARPAAAKPTTGAHEKAEV comes from the coding sequence ATGAACGACCTCGATCTCCTCACCGCGATCACCGTCTTCGTGCTGAGCGTCCTGGTCGGCATCGAGGTCATCAGCAAGGTCCCGGCGACCCTGCACACCCCGCTGATGTCCGGCTCCAACTCCGTGCACGGCATCGTCGTCATCGGCGCGATGCTGATCGCGGCCGAGTCGCACACCTGGCTCGGCTACGTCCTGGCCTTCGTGGCGATGGTGTTCGGCGCGATGAACGTGGTCGGCGGGTACGTCGTCACGGACCGGATGCTGGAGATGTTCAAGGCCAGGCCGGCCGCCGCGAAGCCCACCACCGGCGCACACGAGAAAGCGGAGGTGTGA
- a CDS encoding NAD(P) transhydrogenase subunit alpha, translating into MGTLTIGAVRERAPGERRVALVPEAVTLLHRAGLDVLIETGAGSGAWFTDAEYTDAGATAVPADELYARADAVLCVGPPDAETAQALRAGQTLIGLLEPLRHPALAEELTGRGVRTLSLDLLPRTLSRAQSMDALTSQASVAGYKAALLAADSYDRFFPMLTTAAGTMRPAQVLVLGAGVAGLQAIATARRLGAVVSAYDVRPESRGEVKSLGARFLDIQSPPNGEPGTGQGGYARELTEQEQRAQREALDAHIARSDIVITTAQVPGRKPPLLVSAAVAERMKPGSVVVDLAASELGGNVAGTEPDKTTVLDNGVTLIGAGRLPSAMATAASTAYARNLVALLRHLVRDGELVLDPADEITAALTGGASS; encoded by the coding sequence ATGGGAACCCTCACCATCGGTGCCGTACGGGAGCGGGCACCCGGCGAACGCCGTGTCGCCCTCGTCCCCGAGGCCGTCACCCTCCTGCACCGGGCCGGACTTGACGTCCTGATCGAGACCGGTGCCGGCTCCGGGGCCTGGTTCACCGATGCCGAGTACACCGATGCCGGCGCGACTGCCGTACCCGCGGACGAGCTGTACGCGCGAGCGGACGCCGTTCTGTGCGTGGGCCCGCCCGATGCGGAGACGGCTCAGGCCCTGCGCGCCGGGCAGACCCTGATCGGCCTGCTCGAACCACTGCGCCACCCCGCCCTGGCCGAGGAACTGACCGGACGCGGGGTCCGCACGCTGAGCCTCGACCTGCTGCCGCGCACCCTCAGCCGCGCCCAGTCCATGGACGCGCTGACGTCCCAGGCCAGTGTCGCCGGCTACAAGGCGGCACTGCTGGCCGCGGACTCGTACGACCGGTTCTTCCCGATGCTGACCACGGCGGCGGGCACCATGCGCCCGGCGCAGGTCCTGGTCCTCGGTGCCGGAGTGGCCGGGCTGCAGGCGATCGCCACCGCCCGCCGCCTCGGCGCCGTCGTCTCGGCGTACGACGTACGCCCCGAGTCACGAGGGGAGGTGAAGTCGCTCGGCGCCCGGTTCCTCGACATCCAGAGCCCTCCCAACGGGGAACCGGGCACCGGACAGGGCGGCTACGCACGGGAGTTGACCGAACAGGAACAGCGGGCCCAGCGGGAGGCGCTCGACGCGCACATCGCGCGCTCCGACATCGTGATCACCACGGCTCAAGTGCCGGGACGCAAGCCTCCGTTGCTGGTGTCCGCGGCCGTTGCCGAGCGGATGAAGCCCGGCTCGGTCGTCGTCGACCTGGCGGCGAGCGAACTCGGCGGCAACGTAGCGGGCACCGAGCCCGACAAGACCACCGTCCTCGACAACGGAGTCACCCTCATCGGCGCCGGACGCCTTCCCTCCGCCATGGCGACCGCCGCCTCCACGGCGTACGCCCGCAACCTCGTCGCGCTGCTGCGCCACCTCGTGCGCGACGGCGAACTCGTCCTCGACCCGGCCGACGAGATCACGGCCGCACTCACTGGAGGAGCGTCATCATGA
- a CDS encoding zinc-dependent alcohol dehydrogenase yields MKAAVVTDLGKPLELQDLPVPEPGPGQVLVKMEASGLCHTDIHAAHGDWPVKPQPPFIPGHEGVGPVQAVGEGVSTDLLGKRVAIPWLGSSCGTCRYCVSGWETLCESQVNSGYSVDGCYAEYAVADAGAVVRVPDGVSSFDAAPLTCAGVTTYKAIKVARVVPAERVAVFGVGGLGHLAVQYARLVGGFVTAVDIEPDKLGLAHRLGADQIVNARTHDPVEEIKKAGGADVAVVLAASPKAFEQAYKSLNRGGRLVMVGLPADNAAINVPIFETVLSGISVIGSIVGTRQDLAEVFALHAAGRTQVIAEPRRLDQVNDSFDEVLGGRAEARLVFEF; encoded by the coding sequence ATGAAGGCAGCAGTCGTCACCGACCTCGGGAAGCCCCTGGAGCTCCAGGACCTTCCCGTCCCCGAGCCCGGCCCCGGCCAGGTGCTCGTCAAGATGGAGGCCTCCGGGCTCTGCCACACCGACATCCACGCCGCGCACGGCGACTGGCCGGTCAAGCCGCAGCCGCCGTTCATCCCCGGCCACGAGGGCGTCGGCCCCGTACAGGCCGTCGGCGAGGGCGTCAGCACAGACCTGCTGGGCAAGCGGGTGGCGATCCCCTGGCTCGGCTCGTCCTGCGGCACCTGCCGCTACTGCGTCTCCGGCTGGGAAACCCTCTGCGAGAGCCAGGTCAACTCCGGCTACTCCGTGGACGGCTGCTACGCCGAGTACGCCGTCGCCGACGCGGGCGCGGTCGTCCGGGTCCCCGACGGTGTGTCGTCGTTCGACGCGGCGCCGCTGACCTGCGCGGGCGTCACCACCTACAAGGCGATCAAGGTCGCGCGCGTGGTGCCGGCCGAGCGGGTCGCCGTCTTCGGCGTCGGCGGCCTCGGCCACCTGGCCGTCCAGTACGCGCGGCTCGTCGGCGGCTTCGTCACCGCGGTCGACATCGAACCGGACAAGCTGGGCCTGGCACACCGGCTCGGCGCCGACCAGATCGTCAACGCCCGGACCCACGACCCGGTCGAGGAGATCAAGAAGGCCGGCGGCGCGGACGTGGCCGTCGTGCTGGCTGCCTCGCCCAAGGCGTTCGAGCAAGCGTACAAGTCGCTCAACCGCGGTGGACGCCTGGTCATGGTCGGGCTGCCCGCCGACAACGCGGCGATCAACGTACCGATCTTCGAGACCGTGCTCAGCGGGATCTCTGTCATCGGCTCCATCGTCGGCACCCGTCAGGACCTGGCCGAGGTGTTCGCACTGCACGCCGCCGGACGCACCCAGGTCATCGCCGAACCGCGGCGACTGGACCAGGTCAACGACTCCTTCGACGAGGTTCTCGGCGGACGAGCCGAAGCGCGGCTCGTCTTCGAGTTCTGA
- a CDS encoding aldehyde dehydrogenase family protein, producing the protein MMRYDPPGKPGSPVDVAPRYENFIGGKWQAPTTGEYAPNLCPATAKPICQVPKSGPEDIELALDAAHSAKDKWGEASTTERAAVLNKVADAIDAHREELAVAESWENGKPVRETLAADIPLAADHFRYFAAAIRAEESSITEIDKETIAYHFHEPLGVVGQIIPFNFPLLMAAWKLAPALAAGNATVIKPASPTPWSILKLMEVIGDILPPGVLNVVNGPGAEIGKALATNKRIAKVAFTGETTTGRLIMQYAAQNIIPVTLELGGKSPNIFFNDVAAEDDDFLDKAVEGLVLYAFNKGEVCTAPSRALIQEDIYEEFMARCLERIRAIKQGDPLDTATMIGPQVSKQQVEKIASYVEIGLKEGAELLAGGHRSALGGEFADGYFYEPTVLKGHNRMRVFQEEIFGPVLAVTTFKDEAEALEIANDTLYGLGAGVWSRDGNRNYRMGRAIKAGRVWTNCYHQYPAGAAFGGYKVSGIGRENHKMVLDHYSQTKNLLVSYGTKPLGLF; encoded by the coding sequence ATCATGCGGTACGACCCTCCGGGCAAGCCCGGCAGTCCTGTGGACGTCGCGCCCCGGTACGAGAACTTCATCGGCGGCAAGTGGCAGGCACCCACCACGGGTGAGTACGCGCCCAACCTGTGCCCCGCCACCGCCAAGCCGATCTGCCAGGTCCCGAAGTCGGGGCCCGAGGACATCGAACTCGCCCTGGACGCCGCCCACTCGGCGAAGGACAAGTGGGGCGAGGCGTCCACCACAGAGCGGGCCGCAGTGCTGAACAAGGTCGCCGACGCCATCGACGCCCACCGCGAGGAACTCGCCGTCGCCGAGAGCTGGGAGAACGGCAAGCCGGTTCGCGAGACCCTCGCCGCCGACATCCCCCTCGCCGCCGACCACTTCCGCTACTTCGCGGCCGCGATCCGCGCCGAGGAGAGCTCGATCACCGAGATCGACAAGGAGACCATCGCCTACCACTTCCACGAGCCGCTGGGTGTGGTCGGGCAGATCATCCCGTTCAACTTCCCGCTGCTGATGGCCGCGTGGAAGCTGGCTCCGGCGCTCGCCGCGGGCAACGCCACGGTGATCAAGCCGGCGTCGCCGACCCCGTGGTCGATCCTGAAGCTGATGGAGGTCATCGGCGACATCCTGCCACCGGGTGTCCTCAATGTCGTCAACGGCCCCGGCGCCGAGATCGGCAAGGCGCTGGCCACCAACAAGCGCATCGCCAAGGTCGCCTTCACCGGCGAGACCACCACCGGCCGGCTGATCATGCAGTACGCGGCGCAGAACATCATCCCGGTCACCCTGGAGCTGGGCGGCAAGTCGCCGAACATCTTCTTCAACGACGTGGCTGCCGAGGACGACGACTTCCTGGACAAGGCCGTCGAGGGACTCGTCCTGTACGCGTTCAACAAGGGCGAGGTCTGCACCGCACCCTCGCGCGCACTCATCCAGGAGGACATCTACGAGGAGTTCATGGCCCGCTGCCTGGAGCGGATCCGCGCCATCAAGCAGGGCGACCCGCTCGACACCGCGACCATGATCGGCCCCCAGGTCTCGAAGCAGCAGGTCGAGAAGATCGCGTCGTACGTCGAGATCGGCCTCAAGGAGGGCGCCGAACTGCTCGCGGGCGGCCACCGTTCCGCCCTCGGCGGTGAGTTCGCGGACGGCTACTTCTACGAGCCGACCGTCCTCAAGGGCCACAACAGGATGCGGGTCTTCCAGGAGGAGATCTTCGGACCGGTCCTCGCGGTCACCACCTTCAAGGACGAGGCCGAGGCACTCGAGATCGCCAACGACACGCTGTACGGCCTCGGGGCCGGTGTGTGGAGTCGTGACGGCAACCGCAACTACCGGATGGGCCGCGCCATCAAGGCCGGCCGCGTCTGGACGAACTGCTACCACCAGTACCCCGCGGGGGCCGCGTTCGGTGGCTACAAGGTCTCCGGCATCGGCCGCGAGAACCACAAGATGGTGCTCGACCACTACAGCCAGACCAAGAACCTCCTGGTCAGCTACGGCACCAAGCCGCTCGGGCTGTTCTAG
- a CDS encoding GAF domain-containing protein, producing the protein MDASTATSASALRSAHERFMTSLGTPEGVRRLVADSWRRCAACGVRPDGSRLPPLRGTAEQLAAYRRAHPLVAVLPLFRELLGAGAADDGHVFAVGDTDGTLLWVEGDTAAVERAERMHFAEGAVWSEAQAGTNAPGLVLELGQPVQIVAGEHYSAAAHGWSCAAAPIRDPGTGRVLGVVDLSGGGTIATPPALAAVRGAALAAEAELARKLTAPAVLLGPDGRVVRTQDAPSPGRDGAVQLLALGRDSALLECDGRVQRLSPRHSEIVVALALEGRGVTGDRLAVDLSERELSPSTLRAELTRLRTVLGPALLGSRPYALLSPVRTDFADLTALLAEGRVGEALAGYPGPLLPRSEAPVVVEQRRALEQQLRGAVLGSGDARLLRRWVDAASGADDAPAWQALARALPGGSPQRAAAAARARALDTESSLLPRLPQVGRHAAVLQRSGT; encoded by the coding sequence ATGGATGCTTCCACCGCCACCTCGGCATCCGCTCTGCGCTCCGCGCACGAGCGGTTCATGACCTCGCTCGGAACGCCGGAGGGAGTGCGGCGCCTGGTGGCCGACTCGTGGCGGCGCTGCGCGGCGTGCGGCGTACGGCCCGACGGCAGCCGTCTGCCGCCGCTGCGCGGGACGGCCGAACAGCTGGCGGCGTACCGGCGCGCCCATCCGCTGGTCGCTGTGCTCCCCTTGTTCCGGGAGCTGTTGGGAGCCGGTGCCGCGGACGACGGTCACGTCTTCGCGGTCGGTGACACCGACGGAACTCTGCTGTGGGTCGAGGGCGACACCGCGGCTGTGGAGCGCGCCGAGCGGATGCACTTCGCCGAGGGCGCCGTGTGGTCCGAGGCGCAGGCCGGGACCAACGCCCCAGGACTTGTACTGGAATTGGGGCAGCCCGTCCAGATCGTGGCCGGCGAGCACTACAGTGCCGCCGCGCACGGCTGGTCGTGTGCCGCGGCCCCGATACGTGACCCGGGCACCGGCCGGGTGCTCGGTGTCGTCGACCTCTCCGGCGGCGGCACCATCGCCACGCCCCCCGCTCTGGCCGCGGTACGGGGTGCCGCGCTGGCGGCCGAAGCAGAACTCGCCCGCAAGCTGACCGCGCCGGCGGTACTGCTCGGTCCCGACGGGCGCGTGGTGCGTACGCAGGACGCGCCCAGCCCGGGACGGGACGGCGCCGTACAGCTGCTGGCGCTGGGCCGGGACAGCGCACTGCTGGAGTGTGACGGGAGAGTGCAACGACTGAGCCCGCGGCACAGCGAGATCGTGGTCGCGCTCGCCCTGGAGGGCCGCGGCGTGACCGGTGACCGGCTCGCGGTGGACCTGTCGGAGCGGGAGCTGTCCCCTTCGACGCTGCGGGCCGAGCTGACCCGGTTGCGCACGGTGCTCGGCCCCGCCTTGCTCGGGTCACGGCCGTACGCTCTGCTGAGCCCGGTGCGGACCGACTTCGCGGACCTGACCGCGCTGCTCGCCGAGGGACGGGTGGGCGAGGCGCTGGCCGGCTACCCCGGTCCGCTGCTGCCGCGCTCCGAGGCACCGGTCGTCGTGGAGCAACGGCGGGCCCTGGAACAGCAGTTGCGCGGTGCCGTGCTCGGGAGCGGCGACGCCCGGCTGCTGCGCCGCTGGGTGGACGCGGCTTCGGGAGCCGACGACGCCCCCGCGTGGCAGGCCCTTGCCCGCGCGCTCCCGGGCGGTTCGCCGCAGCGCGCCGCCGCGGCGGCGCGGGCCCGCGCACTGGACACCGAATCGTCTCTTCTGCCTCGACTGCCGCAGGTCGGACGGCATGCAGCGGTGTTGCAGCGTTCCGGTACCTAG